Proteins from a genomic interval of Ptychodera flava strain L36383 chromosome 7, AS_Pfla_20210202, whole genome shotgun sequence:
- the LOC139136551 gene encoding enolase-phosphatase E1-like, whose translation MAEDAPQMKRDSTMQVTAQEGIQYLKESGAETLIKLQGLDDKGEDGDKRGEESEDKPKVSRDMTMVETVKEGEQFLESTGKPDESAKTRGQQKEIEKLTEEEAPKIQRDTTMAETAKAGKEFLGDAVVGESRSQTKAIAAVQEDKTESEKDEEEDKATVQRSTTMTATAEEGKAFLEREGFNEESKRTEKKGEEEEEEEDEEKAMKRTHTMMETVKEGEEFVKRQKTSNGEVTEQKEQQQES comes from the exons ATGGCAGAAGATGCTCCACAAATGAAGAGGGATTCCACCATGCAGGTTACAGCCCAG GAGGGAATTCAGTACCTGAAAGAATCTGGTGCTGAAACTTTAATAAAATTGCAAGGACTTGATGATAAGGGGGAGGATGGTGACAAGAGAGGGGAAGAGAGTGAAGACAAACCAAAAGTTTCACGAGATATGACAATGGTAGAAACAGTCAAG GAAGGAGAACAGTTCCTTGAATCAACAGGAAAACCAGATGAAAGTGCAAAAACTAGGGGACAAcaaaaagaaatagaaaaattaaCTGAAGAGGAAGCTCCCAAAATTCAAAGAGATACAACAATGGCAGAAACCGCTAAG gcagggaaagaaTTCCTTGGTGACGCTGTTGTTGGAGAAAGTCGTTCACAGACAAAAGCAATCGCAGCAGTACAAGAAGATAAAACAGAAAGTGAGAAAGATGAGGAGGAAGATAAAGCGACTGTGCAGAGGTCAACAACTATGACTGCTACGGCTGAAGAGGGGAAGGCTTTCCTTGAGAGAGAGGGCTTTAATGAGGAATCCAAACGCACGGAGAAAAAaggggaggaggaggaggaagaagaagatgaagaaAAAGCAATGAAACGTACTCACACCATGATGGAAACAGTCAAG GAAGGTGAGGAGTTTGTCAAACGACAGAAAACAAGCAATGGTGAAGTCACTGAACAGAAAGAACAGCAACAAGAATCCTAA